In Vigna angularis cultivar LongXiaoDou No.4 chromosome 8, ASM1680809v1, whole genome shotgun sequence, one DNA window encodes the following:
- the LOC108345587 gene encoding golgin candidate 6 isoform X1 — MRMDLMSGYKGVVGLLVGNENSSNEDRYVERLLDRISNGKLPDDRRNAIAELQGVVLENEAFQLAFGAMGFPIMLSVLKEERDDVEMVRGALETLVSALTPINHAKGSTNEVQPALMNTDLLSREADCISLLLSLLEEDDFYVRYYTLQILTALLTNSPQRLQEAILTIPRGITRLMDMLMDREVIRNEALLLLTHLTREAEEIQKILVFEGAFEKIFGIIKEEGNSDGGVVVQDCLELLNNLLRSNASNQVLLRETVGLDSLVLILKLRGSSFTFNQQKTINLLSALETIKLLLKGGSESDPGKDMNKQANKTTLVQKKVLEHLLILGVESQWVPVAIRCAAMQCIGDLIVGDSKNRDLLAGKVLGEEPQVEPALNSILRILLRTSNMQEFIAADYILKSFCEKNADGQSMLASTLIPQPYSMNHAFLEDDVSMSFGSMLLHGLTLGENGDLEISCRAASVLSHILKDHLQCKEKVLQIEIEAAPMQSLGALEPLMHRMVKYLAIASSMKSQVGKFSTSENSYVQAIILKLLITWLADCPSAVQCFLDARPHLTYLLELVSNLSETVCIRGFAAVVLGECVIYNKSTDSGKDAFAIVDAISQKIGLSSYFLKFDEMQKSSIFVSVKSSLTYQSFTRSSTSSMVDIEDVDDNDLSEKKNLDHPILSSILDSNFVNLVKSLEADIREQIVEVFSRPKMKVAVVPAELEQRSDESDAEYIKRMKSFVEKQCSEIQDLVLRNATLAEDLAKTGSTLQPEQKGSGGSDRIQIETFRRDLQEASQRLEKLKEERAKVESEAIMYRNLAGKTEADLRSLSDAYNSLEQANLQLENEVKALKREGHSTFPDVEAIKSEAREEAQKESEAELNDLLVCLGQEQSKVDKLSARLLELGEDVDKLLEGIGDEAGAAGDEDEEDDE; from the exons GTTCGTGGTGCCCTGGAAACTCTTGTTAGTGCATTGACGCCTATTAATCATGCAAAAGGATCAACTAATGAAGTTCAGCCAGCTTTGATGAACACTGATTTGCTTTCTAGAGAAGCAGACTGTATCTCTCTTCTCTTAAGTTTGTTG GAAGAAGATGATTTCTATGTACGGTATTACACTCTGCAAATTTTGACTGCCCTTCTCACCAATTCTCCACAGAG GTTACAGGAAGCGATATTGACCATCCCTCGAGGTATAACTCGACTAATGGACATGCTTATGGATCGTGAG GTAATAAGGAACGAGGCATTATTGCTTCTCACTCATCTGACCCGCGAAGCTGAG GAGATTCAAAAGATTCTCGTCTTTGAAGGTGCATTTGAGAAGATTTTTGGTATCATAAAAGAGGAGGGGAATTCAGATGGTGGGGTTGTAGTACAG GATTGTCTTGAATTGTTGAACAATTTGCTACGTAGCAATGCATCTAATCAG GTGCTACTAAGAGAGACTGTAGGACTTGACTCGTTGGTTTTGATTTTGAAGCTGAGAGGAAGTAGTTTCACTTTTAATCAACAAAAG ACAATCAATCTGCTAAGTGCATTAGAAACCATTAAATTGTTACTAAAGGGAGGTTCTGAGTCTGATCCTGGGAAAGATATGAATAAACAGGCAAATAAAACTACTCTGGTTCAG AAAAAAGTATTGGAACATTTGTTAATATTAGGTGTTGAAAGCCAATGGGTACCTGTTGCTATTCGCTGTGCG GCAATGCAATGCATTGGTGATTTGATTGTTGGAGATTCAAAGAATCGCGATCTTCTTGCTGGCAAAGTTCTTGGAGAAGAGCCCCAAGTTGAACCTGCTCTGAACTCTATACTTAGAATCCTTTTGAGAACTTCTAACATGCAAGAATTCATAGCTGctgattatattttaaaaagcttTTGTGAG aaaaatgcGGATGGTCAATCAATGCTGGCATCTACATTAATTCCACAGCCATATTCAATGAACCATGCATTCCTTGAGGACGATGTCAGTATGTCTTTTGGCAG CATGCTATTACACGGTCTTACTTTGGGTGAAAATGGTGATCTTGAG ATTTCTTGCCGAGCTGCTAGTGTTTTATCTCATATATTGAAGGACCATCTCCAATGCAAGGAAAAG GTTTTACAAATTGAAATTGAGGCAGCACCCATGCAATCTTTAGGAGCTCTAGAGCCGCTAATGCATCGAATGGTGAAATATTTGGCTATTGCTTCTTCTATGAAATCTCAAGTTGGAAAGTTTAGTACATCAGAAAATTCTTATGTTCAGGCCATTATCTTGAAATTACTGATTACCTGGCTAGCAGATTGCCCCAGTGCAGTGCAATGCTTCCTAGATGCACGCCCCCACCTTACTTATCTTCTTGAGCTGGTATCAAATTTGTCTGAAACAGTGTGTATAAGGGGTTTTGCAGCTGTAGTCCTGGGTGAATGCGTGATATATAACAAATCCACTGACAGTGGAAAAGATGCATTTGCCATTGTTGATGCAATAAGTCAGAAAATTGGGCTCAGttcatactttttaaaatttgacgAGATGCAGAAAAGTTCAATTTTTGTCAGTGTGAAGTCATCCCTGACCTACCAATCATTTACTAGATCTTCAACGTCTAGCATGGTAGATATTGAAGATGTAGATGACAATGATTtgtcagaaaagaaaaatctgGACCATCCAATTCTCTCTTCAATCTTGGATTCCAACTTTGTGAACCTTGTCAAAAGTTTAGAGGCAGATATTAGAGAACAGATTGTGGAGGTTTTTAGTCGTCCAAAAATGAAGGTGGCAGTAGTGCCAGCAGAATTAGAGCAGAGAAGCGATGAAAGTGATGCTGAGTACATAAAGCGGATGAAGTCTTTTGTTGAGAAACAGTGCTCTGAGATACAG GATCTTGTACTTCGAAATGCTACTCTGGCTGAGGACCTGGCTAAGACAGGCAGTACTTTGCAGCCTGAGCAAAAGGGGAGTGGGGGCTCAGACAGAATCCAAATAGAGACATTCCGTAGAGATCTCCAAGAAGCATCTCAAAGATTGGAGAAGCTCAAGGAAGAAAGGGCCAAAGTTGAATCAGAGGCAATAATGTATCGGAATTTAGCGGGAAAGACAGAAGCCGATCTAAGGAGTCTGTCCGATGCCTACAATAGTCTTGAGCAGGCTAACTTGCAATTGGAGAATGAGGTGAAAGCACTGAAGAGAGAAGGGCACTCAACATTCCCAGATGTGGAAGCAATAAAATCTGAGGCTAGGGAAGAAGCTCAGAAGGAAAGCGAGGCTgaactgaatgatctgcttgTATGCCTCGGGCAAGAACAAAGCAAGGTAGACAAACTTAGTGCAAGATTGTTGGAGTTGGGTGAGGATGTTGACAAACTACTTGAAGGCATTGGAGATGAAGCAGGGGCTGCTGgcgatgaagatgaggaagacgATGAATAA
- the LOC108345587 gene encoding golgin candidate 6 isoform X2: MNTDLLSREADCISLLLSLLEEDDFYVRYYTLQILTALLTNSPQRLQEAILTIPRGITRLMDMLMDREVIRNEALLLLTHLTREAEEIQKILVFEGAFEKIFGIIKEEGNSDGGVVVQDCLELLNNLLRSNASNQVLLRETVGLDSLVLILKLRGSSFTFNQQKTINLLSALETIKLLLKGGSESDPGKDMNKQANKTTLVQKKVLEHLLILGVESQWVPVAIRCAAMQCIGDLIVGDSKNRDLLAGKVLGEEPQVEPALNSILRILLRTSNMQEFIAADYILKSFCEKNADGQSMLASTLIPQPYSMNHAFLEDDVSMSFGSMLLHGLTLGENGDLEISCRAASVLSHILKDHLQCKEKVLQIEIEAAPMQSLGALEPLMHRMVKYLAIASSMKSQVGKFSTSENSYVQAIILKLLITWLADCPSAVQCFLDARPHLTYLLELVSNLSETVCIRGFAAVVLGECVIYNKSTDSGKDAFAIVDAISQKIGLSSYFLKFDEMQKSSIFVSVKSSLTYQSFTRSSTSSMVDIEDVDDNDLSEKKNLDHPILSSILDSNFVNLVKSLEADIREQIVEVFSRPKMKVAVVPAELEQRSDESDAEYIKRMKSFVEKQCSEIQDLVLRNATLAEDLAKTGSTLQPEQKGSGGSDRIQIETFRRDLQEASQRLEKLKEERAKVESEAIMYRNLAGKTEADLRSLSDAYNSLEQANLQLENEVKALKREGHSTFPDVEAIKSEAREEAQKESEAELNDLLVCLGQEQSKVDKLSARLLELGEDVDKLLEGIGDEAGAAGDEDEEDDE; this comes from the exons ATGAACACTGATTTGCTTTCTAGAGAAGCAGACTGTATCTCTCTTCTCTTAAGTTTGTTG GAAGAAGATGATTTCTATGTACGGTATTACACTCTGCAAATTTTGACTGCCCTTCTCACCAATTCTCCACAGAG GTTACAGGAAGCGATATTGACCATCCCTCGAGGTATAACTCGACTAATGGACATGCTTATGGATCGTGAG GTAATAAGGAACGAGGCATTATTGCTTCTCACTCATCTGACCCGCGAAGCTGAG GAGATTCAAAAGATTCTCGTCTTTGAAGGTGCATTTGAGAAGATTTTTGGTATCATAAAAGAGGAGGGGAATTCAGATGGTGGGGTTGTAGTACAG GATTGTCTTGAATTGTTGAACAATTTGCTACGTAGCAATGCATCTAATCAG GTGCTACTAAGAGAGACTGTAGGACTTGACTCGTTGGTTTTGATTTTGAAGCTGAGAGGAAGTAGTTTCACTTTTAATCAACAAAAG ACAATCAATCTGCTAAGTGCATTAGAAACCATTAAATTGTTACTAAAGGGAGGTTCTGAGTCTGATCCTGGGAAAGATATGAATAAACAGGCAAATAAAACTACTCTGGTTCAG AAAAAAGTATTGGAACATTTGTTAATATTAGGTGTTGAAAGCCAATGGGTACCTGTTGCTATTCGCTGTGCG GCAATGCAATGCATTGGTGATTTGATTGTTGGAGATTCAAAGAATCGCGATCTTCTTGCTGGCAAAGTTCTTGGAGAAGAGCCCCAAGTTGAACCTGCTCTGAACTCTATACTTAGAATCCTTTTGAGAACTTCTAACATGCAAGAATTCATAGCTGctgattatattttaaaaagcttTTGTGAG aaaaatgcGGATGGTCAATCAATGCTGGCATCTACATTAATTCCACAGCCATATTCAATGAACCATGCATTCCTTGAGGACGATGTCAGTATGTCTTTTGGCAG CATGCTATTACACGGTCTTACTTTGGGTGAAAATGGTGATCTTGAG ATTTCTTGCCGAGCTGCTAGTGTTTTATCTCATATATTGAAGGACCATCTCCAATGCAAGGAAAAG GTTTTACAAATTGAAATTGAGGCAGCACCCATGCAATCTTTAGGAGCTCTAGAGCCGCTAATGCATCGAATGGTGAAATATTTGGCTATTGCTTCTTCTATGAAATCTCAAGTTGGAAAGTTTAGTACATCAGAAAATTCTTATGTTCAGGCCATTATCTTGAAATTACTGATTACCTGGCTAGCAGATTGCCCCAGTGCAGTGCAATGCTTCCTAGATGCACGCCCCCACCTTACTTATCTTCTTGAGCTGGTATCAAATTTGTCTGAAACAGTGTGTATAAGGGGTTTTGCAGCTGTAGTCCTGGGTGAATGCGTGATATATAACAAATCCACTGACAGTGGAAAAGATGCATTTGCCATTGTTGATGCAATAAGTCAGAAAATTGGGCTCAGttcatactttttaaaatttgacgAGATGCAGAAAAGTTCAATTTTTGTCAGTGTGAAGTCATCCCTGACCTACCAATCATTTACTAGATCTTCAACGTCTAGCATGGTAGATATTGAAGATGTAGATGACAATGATTtgtcagaaaagaaaaatctgGACCATCCAATTCTCTCTTCAATCTTGGATTCCAACTTTGTGAACCTTGTCAAAAGTTTAGAGGCAGATATTAGAGAACAGATTGTGGAGGTTTTTAGTCGTCCAAAAATGAAGGTGGCAGTAGTGCCAGCAGAATTAGAGCAGAGAAGCGATGAAAGTGATGCTGAGTACATAAAGCGGATGAAGTCTTTTGTTGAGAAACAGTGCTCTGAGATACAG GATCTTGTACTTCGAAATGCTACTCTGGCTGAGGACCTGGCTAAGACAGGCAGTACTTTGCAGCCTGAGCAAAAGGGGAGTGGGGGCTCAGACAGAATCCAAATAGAGACATTCCGTAGAGATCTCCAAGAAGCATCTCAAAGATTGGAGAAGCTCAAGGAAGAAAGGGCCAAAGTTGAATCAGAGGCAATAATGTATCGGAATTTAGCGGGAAAGACAGAAGCCGATCTAAGGAGTCTGTCCGATGCCTACAATAGTCTTGAGCAGGCTAACTTGCAATTGGAGAATGAGGTGAAAGCACTGAAGAGAGAAGGGCACTCAACATTCCCAGATGTGGAAGCAATAAAATCTGAGGCTAGGGAAGAAGCTCAGAAGGAAAGCGAGGCTgaactgaatgatctgcttgTATGCCTCGGGCAAGAACAAAGCAAGGTAGACAAACTTAGTGCAAGATTGTTGGAGTTGGGTGAGGATGTTGACAAACTACTTGAAGGCATTGGAGATGAAGCAGGGGCTGCTGgcgatgaagatgaggaagacgATGAATAA